The following proteins come from a genomic window of Nitrospirota bacterium:
- a CDS encoding tetratricopeptide repeat protein gives MKYRTLWSWLSLVLISFVMAACESKQEAPPAPGAETALMSPAGSAGRADNDEGVGHYRQGHWDVAEGHFRKALKADQNLAEAHYNLALTLDKMGKHEEATASFKKAAELAPSNPAIKDSPILKQHVKM, from the coding sequence ATGAAATATCGGACGTTATGGTCGTGGCTGTCCTTGGTGCTCATCTCATTCGTGATGGCGGCGTGCGAATCGAAGCAAGAGGCCCCGCCGGCGCCGGGAGCCGAAACGGCTTTGATGTCTCCGGCAGGTTCAGCCGGCCGGGCTGACAATGACGAGGGGGTCGGCCATTACCGGCAGGGCCATTGGGACGTAGCGGAAGGCCATTTCCGCAAGGCGCTCAAGGCCGACCAGAACCTCGCCGAGGCCCATTACAATCTGGCGCTGACGCTGGATAAGATGGGCAAGCATGAGGAGGCGACGGCCTCGTTCAAGAAGGCGGCCGAGCTGGCCCCGTCGAATCCGGCAATCAAAGACTCACCGATCTTGAAACAGCATGTGAAAATGTAG